The DNA segment CGCGGCCTTCGCCGAGGCAGGCCTGGACTGGCACTGGGACGAGGCGCTGTATGGCGAACTGCTGGCCGTCACCGGCGGCAAGGAACGCATGCGCTTCTACTGCGAGCGCCACGTTCCGGCCTTTCTGGAGCAGGCCGATGCCGACGGACGCATCAAGGCCCTGCACGCGGCCAAGACCCGGCACTACCTGAAGCTGCTGGCCGCGGGCGGCATTCCGCTGCAGCCGGGGGTGGCGCGCCTGTTGCGCGCGGCGCATGGCGCCGGCCTGCGCTTAGGCATAGCCACCACCACCACGCCGGAGAACGTCACCGCCCTGCTGCCCGCCGATCTGATGGCGCTGTTCGAGACAGTCGGCGCTGGCGACACGGTGGCAAACAAGAAACCCGCCCCCGACATCTACCTATGGGTCTTGCGTGAGCTCAACCTGCCGCCATCGGCCTGCCTGGCCTTCGAGGACTCCGCCAACGGGCTCAAGGCCGCACTCGCCGCCGGCCTGCCGACCGTGGTGACGGAAAGCGAATACACGCGCGAGCATGACTTCGCCGGCGCGCTGGCGGTGCTCTCCGACCTCGGCGAGCCGGACCGGCCAAGTGTCGCGCAGCGCGGTACCCTGCACGGGAAAGACCTGGTCGACCTTGAACTGCTGCGGATCTGGCACCGTGACGCCATAAGGCAAAACTTATGATGATGATAAAAACACGTGACTGGTAGTTATGGATGTTGCTGACTAAGATGCGTATCAAGATTTCCTGAATGCCATACTTTCACACCGTCGAGAATGAGGAGAACCGAATGGATCAATCGAACCGCTATGCCGACCTGAGCCTCAAGGAAGAGGACCTGATCAAGGGTGGCAAGCACATCCTGGTGGCCTACAAGATGAAGCCGAAAGCCGGCACCGGCTACCTGGAAGCCGCCGCGCATTTCGCCGCCGAATCTTCCACCGGCACCAACGTCGAAGTGTCGACCACCGACGACTTCACCAAGGGCGTCGATGCGCTGGTCTATCACATCGATGAAGCCACCGAGGATATGCGCATCGCCTATCCGATCGACCTCTTCGACCGCAACGTGATCGACGGCCGCTTCATGCTGGTGTCCTTCCTGACGCTGGTCATCGGCAACAACCAGGGCATGGGCGACATCGAGCATGCCAAGATGATCGACTTCTACATGCCCGATCGCGTGATCCAGATGTTCGACGGCCCGGCCAAGGACATCTCCGACCTGTGGCGCATCCTCGGCCGCCCGGTCAAGGACGGCGGCTACATCGCCGGCACCATCATCAAACCCAAGCTCGGCCTGCGGCCGGAGCCGTTCGCGGCGGCGGCCTACCAGTTCTGGCTCGGCGGCGACTTCATCAAGAACGACGAACCCCAGGGCAACCAGGTCTTCGCGCCGATCAAGAAGGTGCTGCCGCTGGTCTATGACGCGATGAAGCGCGCCCAGGACGAAACCGGACAGGCCAAGATCTTCTCGATGAACATCACCGCCGACGACCACTACGAAATGTGCGCCCGCGCCGATTTTGGTCTGGAAACCTTCGGCCCCGACGCCGACAAGCTGGCCTTCCTGGTCGACGGCTACGTCGGCGGTCCCGGCATGGTCACCACGGCGCGCCGGCAGTACCCGAACCAGTACCTGCACTACCATCGCGCCGGCCACGGCGCGGTGACCTCGCCCAGTTCCAAGCGCGGCTACACCGCCTTCGTGCTGGCCAAGATGTCGCGCCTGCAGGGCGCTTCCGGCATCCACGTCGGCACCATGGGCTACGGCAAGATGGAAGGCGAGGGCGACGACAAGATCATCGCCTACATGATCGAGCGCGACGAGTGCCAGGGCCCGGTGTACTTCCAGAAGTGGTTCGGCATGAAGCCGACAACGCCGATCATCTCCGGCGGCATGAACGCGCTGCGCCTGCCCGGCTTCTTCGAGAACCTCGGCCACGGCAACGTGATCAACACCGCCGGTGGCGGCTCCTACGGCCACATCGACAGCCCGGCGGCCGGCGCCATTTCGCTGCGCCAGGCCTACGAATGCTGGAAGGCCGGCGCCGACCCGATCCAGTGGGCGAAGGAACACAAGGAATTCGCCCGCGCCTTCGAGTCCTTCCCCAAGGATGCCGACAAGCTGTATCCGGGCTGGCGCGAGAAGATAGGCGTGCACAAGTAAAGGCTTTGGTCCGCAGATTACGCAGATTGACGCAGATTAAAGCGATGTTCATCTGCCCAAATCTGCGTAATCCGCGGATAAAAACGAATTCGACATGACCGACACTTACGCAATTCACGCCGAACCGTTTTACGCGCCGCAAGGCCGCGAGGTGCAGCTCTATGAAGCGGCCTACGCCGCGCGCCTGCCGGTGATGGTGAAGGGGCCGACCGGCTGCGGCAAGTCGCGCTTCGTCGAGTACATGGCCTGGAAACTGGGCAAGCCGCTGATCACCGTGGCCTGCAACGAGGACATGACGGCCAGCGACCTGGTCGGCCGCTACCTGCTCGAAGCCAACGGCACGCGCTGGCTCGACGGCCCGCTGACCACCGCCGCGCGCATGGGCGCGATCTGCTATCTCGACGAGATCGTCGAGGCGCGCCAGGACACCACCGTGGTGATCCACCCGCTCACCGACCATCGCCGCTCGCTGCCGCTCGACAAGAAGGGCGAGTTGATCGAAGCTCATCCCGACTTTCAGCTGGTGATCTCCTACAACCCCGGCTACCAGAGCTTGATGAAGGACCTCAAGCAGTCGACCAAGCAGCGCTTTGTCGCCTTCGACATGGACTATCCGGCGGCGGAACTCGAAACGACCATCATCGCCACCGAAACCGGGATCGACGAAGCCACGGCGGCGAAGCTGGTCAAGGTCGGCCAGGCCGGCCGCAACCTCAAGGGCCACGGCCTCGACGAGGGCATCTCGACGCGCTTGCTGGTCTATGCCGCGTCGCTGATCAGGCATGGCGTCGACGCCACCGATGCCTGCCGCATGGCGCTGGTGCGGCCGATCACCGACGACGCCGACATCCGCGCAACGCTCGACCACGCCATTGACAACATCTTCGCCTAGGCGCCGCAAAAGTCGGCGCTGACGACACGGCGACAGGATCATGGCGGACGCACGCAAGCGGCAGATGACCCATCCCCAAGTCCAGGCCTGCTGGGTCGCGATGGATTGCGGCTTTGCGCAGGTCGCCGACGTCTTCGAGGAATGCGTCTACGAAGCTCTGAGCACTTTCCGCAAGGAAGAGGTGGATGCCTACATCGAAACCGCGCGCCTGCTCGGCAAGATGGGGCGCGGCGCCGAGCCGGTGCTGGCGTTCCTCGAAGAATGGCCTTCCGTCGCCAACGCCGTGGGCGCCGATGTCCTGCCGGCGGTGACGGACTTCATCCGCGCCATGCAGAAGTCGCCCAACAGCCAGGCGATCACGCCCTTCCTGCAAACCCTGGCGGCCGCGGCGCGGCGCCTGCAATCGCGCGAGCAGCTGCACTTCTACATCGGGATCGCGCGCGAGCTGATGACGCGTACCACGGGATCGATCCACGGCCATCACAGCACTTTTCCCAGTCCCGGCCTTCCCGAATTCTTCAAGCAGGCGCCGCTCCTGCTGAAGCTGTTGTCAATGGCCGGGCTGCAGAACTGGACGAACTACGGCATCGCCAACTACGCCGGTCATCCCGAGCGGCAGGAGGAATATTTCAGCCTGCAACTGGCCGACAGCCGCGCGGTGCTGCAGCGCGAACGCCACGGCACGCTGTTCGCCGACGTCGAGCGCAGCCTGGCGTTCTACCTGCGCGCGCTGTGGGATGACAGCGAGCATCTGGTGCCGTATTCGACGGCATTCGATGAACTGCGCCAGCCCATTCCCTACTACGACAAGCTGGGCATGCGCGTACCGGACGTGCTCGACGATGCAGACCGAAAGGGCGGCACAGTCAGCGGCCTCGACCGCTACCGCGCCGTGCTGGCACACATGGTCGGCCACCGGCGCTGGAGCGTCGCACAGGTCGCCGACAACTGGAGCCCCTTCCAGCGCATGGCCGTCGAGTTCTTCGAGGATTGCCGCGTCGAGACCCTGCTGATCCGCGAGTATCCCGGCCTGCGCCGCATCTTCCTCGCGCTGCATCCGCATCCCGTGGCGGACGCCTGCGATCCCGCGACCACCTCCTGCCTGCGCCATCGCCTGGCGATGCTCTCGCGGGCGTTTCTCGATCCGGCGCACGGCTATAGCGATCCGGTGCTGCTCGATTTCGCGGGCCGCTTCCAGGCGCTGCTTGCGACGGGCACGTCGAGCACCGCGGAAATCGCCGCACTGGCGCTGTCCTGGGTCGCCAAAACCCGCCGCCAGAGCGACCAGCTGGCCAAAGTGCATTTCGACGACACGGTGGTCGATTACCGCGACGACAACCGCCAGCTCTGGAAATTCATCGAAGCCGGTGACGAAGAAGAGGCCTTCGATCAGGAACGCAAGATCGAGCCGGGCGAAGAACTCAAGGGCCTGCCGCCGCGTCACTATCCCGAATGGGACAGCGGCAGCCAGACCTATCGTCCCGACTGGGTCAGTGTGTACGAGGCGCTGCATGCGGCGGGCAACGCGGCCGACATCGACCGGCTGCTGGCGAAGCACGCCGCGCTGGCCAGGCAGTTGAAGCGCCTGCTCGACCTGCTCAAGCCGCAGGACAAGGTACGCATCCGCTATCAGGAGGAGGGCAGCGAACTCGACCTCGACGTGGCGATCCGCTCGCTGATCGATTTCAAGGGCGGCGCCACGCCCGATCCGCGGATCAACATGAGCCACACCACCTGCGGCCGCGACATCACGGTGCTGCTGCTGCTCGACTTGTCGGAATCGCTCAATCAGAAAGTCGGCGCCGGCGGTACGGCGGGACAGACCATCCTCGAACTCAGCCAGGAAGCCGTGTCGCTGCTGGCCTGGGCCATCGATTGCCTGGGCGACCCCTGCGCCATCGCGGGCTTCCGCTCCAACACCCGCCACGAGGTGCGCTACCAGCACATCAAGGGCTTTTCAGAGCGTTGGGACGATACCGTCAAGGCGCGTCTGGCCGCAATGGAAGCCGGCTGGTCCACCCGCATGGGCGCCGCCCTGCGCCACGCCGGCCACTATCTGGCGCCGCGCCAGACCGCGAAGAAAATCCTGCTGCTGCTGACCGACGGCGAGCCCGCCGACATCGATGTCGCCGAGCCGCAGCACCTGCGCGCCGATGCGAAGAAAGCCGTGGGCGAACTGGCGGCGCAGGGCATCACGACTTTCTGCCTGAGCCTCGACCCGAAGGCCGACGACTATGTGCGCGACATTTTCGGGAACAACTGGCGCGTCCTCGACCGCATCGAGCGCCTGCCGGAAACCCTGCCGAGTCTCTACCTGGAATTGACCCGCTGACGGCCGCCGCTACTCGGCGCGAACCCAGGTCTGGGTGCGGCCGATGAACAGGATGGAGCCGCGCATTTCGAGCTTCCTGCCGCCGTCGATGACCGTCACCTTGGCGTTGTAGCTCTTGCCGTTGTTCGGATCGAGGATCTTGCCGCCGCTCCAGACGGTGTCGCTTTCCTTCTTGAGGTCGGTCAGGATGGTCATGCCGATCACCGGCTTGCCCTTGCGCGGATCGTCGCCGGCGCATTCGTCGCATTTCGAGTCCTGCTTGGCCGGATCGACGATCTTCTCCACCGTCCCCGAAAGCACGCCGTCCTTTTCCGTGATGCGGACCATGGACTTGACCTTTTTGGTTTCGTCATCGATGGTGTTCCAGGCACCAACCGGCGACATGGACTGGGCAAAAGCCGGCAGGGCGAGGCCGGCAGCGCATGCGACGGCACACAGGCGGGATGGCAATGAAGTCATAGGAGTCTCCTTTTCGGACGGGGGCGTGAAGGCCGGATTATGGCCCGCCGGCCGGATTTCGGCTGCGCCGTGAGCCGCAACAACCGACTTATTTGAAGGATAAGAAAAAGTGAATGGTGCTTATAGATCGATCCGATTACATTGGTCGGCAACAAAGCGGGCTTGTCCGCGCCTGCAGTGCGCAGCGGCCGCAGCTACAACATCCTAAGGAGCAGGACTCATGCACCAGCGACGCACCACGCTGACCCGCTACACCATCGAGCAGGAACACAGGCATCCGGGTGCCTCCGGCGAGTTTTCCGGGCTGCTCAACTCTCTGGCCACCGCGATCAAGATCATCTCCAACCAGGTGAACAAGGGCGCCCTGGTCGGGATGCTGGGCGATGCCGCCAGCGACGGCGCAGCGGTCAATGTCCAGGGCGAGGTGCAGAAGAAGCTCGACGTCATGAGCAACGACGTCATGCTGAAGGAAAACGAGTTTTCGGGCCACTTGAGCGGCATGGCCTCCGAGGAAATGGAAGACGTCTATGCGCTTCCCGCCCATTGCAAGCGCGGCAAGTACCTGCTGGTCTTCGATCCGCTGGATGGCAGCTCGAACATCGACGTCAATCTGACGGTGGGGACCATTTTTTCGATCCTGCGTGCGCCGAATCCCGGCAAGGACGCCAGCCTCGAGGATTTCCTGCAGCCGGGCACCGAGCAGGTCTGCGCCGGCCTCGCGCTCTATGGGCCGTCGACCATGCTGGTGCTGACCACCGGCAATGGGGTCGATGGCTTCACGCTCGACCGCGACATCGGTGCCTTCATCCTCACCCATCCGCAGATGCGCATTCCGGCCGAGACGCACGAGTTCGCCATCAACTCGTCCAACGAGCGTTTCTGGGAGCCCCCGGTGAAACGTTACGTGGAAGAGTGCCTGGCCGGCAAGACCGGTCCCCGCGGCAAGGACTTCAACATGCGCTGGGTCGCCTCGCTGGTGGCCGAAACCTTCCGCATCCTGACGCGCGGCGGCATCTTCATGTACCCGCGGGACAGCAAGGATCCGGCCAAACCGGGGCGCTTGCGCCTGATGTACGAAGCCAATCCGATTTCCTTCCTGATCGAGCAGGCCGGCGGCGCATCGACCACCGGGCGCGAGCGGGTGATGAATGTCGCACCGACGGATTTGCACCAGCGCGTGCCACTGATTTTCGGCTCGAAGAACGAAGTCGAGCGCCTCTCCAGCTACCATGCCGAATATGCCAGCGGCAAGGAGCCGGATACCTTCAACTCGCCGCTGTTCTCGACGCGCTCGCTGTTCAGAACCCAATAACCCAGGAGGTTCCCATGTCGGTCAAGCATCCCATCGTCGCCATCACCGGATCTTCCGGTGCCGGAACATCCACGGTCACCAAGTCCTTCGACCTGGTCTTCCGCCGCGAGAACATCAAGGCCGCCATCGTCGAGGGCGATTCCTTCCACCGCCATGACCGCAAGTCGATGAAGGTGGCGATGGAAGAAGCCCGGCTGCAGGGCAACAACCATTTCAGCCACTTCGGTCCGGAAGCCAATCTGCTCGAGGAGCTGGCGGGCCTGTTCAAGGGCTATGGCGAGACCGGGATGGGCAAGGTGCGCAAGTATCTGCACAATGCCGACGAAGCCGCGCCTTACGGCCAGCAGTCCGGCGAGTTTACGCCCTGGGAGGATATCCCCGCCGGCACCGACCTGATGTTCTACGAGGGCCTGCACGGCGCAGCGGTCACCGACACGGTCAATGTCGCGCAGCATGCCGACCTGCTGGTCGGCGTGGTGCCGACGGTCAACCTCGAATGGATCCAGAAGCTGCACCGGGACAAGAATCAGCGCGGCTATTCGACCGAGGCCGTGGTGGATACCATCCTGCGCCGCATGCCGGACTACATCAACTACATTACGCCGCAGTTTTCGCGCACCCACGTGAATTTCCAGCGGGTGCCGACGGTGGATACATCCAACCCGTTCATCGCCCGCGACATTCCGACGGCCGACGAGAGCTTTGTCGTGATCCGCTTCGCCAATCCCAAGGGCATCGATTTCCCCTACTTGCTGTCGATGATCCACAATTCCTTCATGTCGCGGCCGAACATCATCGTGGTGCCCGGCGGCAAGATGGAACTGGCGATGCAACTGATCTTCACGCCCATGATTCTGCGCCTGATGGAGAACCGCAGGCGGGCCTGAGTTTCAGCGAATCAAGCACCTAGCTGTCTACCTAGCGCGATCCGCCCGGTTTCGCCGATAATACCGGGCTACCCTGACGGAACCCATCCCGTCTCCAGACCAATCGATGCCG comes from the Sulfuritalea hydrogenivorans sk43H genome and includes:
- a CDS encoding HAD family hydrolase, translating into MLKALIFDVDGTLADTERDGHRIAFNAAFAEAGLDWHWDEALYGELLAVTGGKERMRFYCERHVPAFLEQADADGRIKALHAAKTRHYLKLLAAGGIPLQPGVARLLRAAHGAGLRLGIATTTTPENVTALLPADLMALFETVGAGDTVANKKPAPDIYLWVLRELNLPPSACLAFEDSANGLKAALAAGLPTVVTESEYTREHDFAGALAVLSDLGEPDRPSVAQRGTLHGKDLVDLELLRIWHRDAIRQNL
- a CDS encoding ribulose-bisphosphate carboxylase: MDQSNRYADLSLKEEDLIKGGKHILVAYKMKPKAGTGYLEAAAHFAAESSTGTNVEVSTTDDFTKGVDALVYHIDEATEDMRIAYPIDLFDRNVIDGRFMLVSFLTLVIGNNQGMGDIEHAKMIDFYMPDRVIQMFDGPAKDISDLWRILGRPVKDGGYIAGTIIKPKLGLRPEPFAAAAYQFWLGGDFIKNDEPQGNQVFAPIKKVLPLVYDAMKRAQDETGQAKIFSMNITADDHYEMCARADFGLETFGPDADKLAFLVDGYVGGPGMVTTARRQYPNQYLHYHRAGHGAVTSPSSKRGYTAFVLAKMSRLQGASGIHVGTMGYGKMEGEGDDKIIAYMIERDECQGPVYFQKWFGMKPTTPIISGGMNALRLPGFFENLGHGNVINTAGGGSYGHIDSPAAGAISLRQAYECWKAGADPIQWAKEHKEFARAFESFPKDADKLYPGWREKIGVHK
- a CDS encoding CbbQ/NirQ/NorQ/GpvN family protein translates to MTDTYAIHAEPFYAPQGREVQLYEAAYAARLPVMVKGPTGCGKSRFVEYMAWKLGKPLITVACNEDMTASDLVGRYLLEANGTRWLDGPLTTAARMGAICYLDEIVEARQDTTVVIHPLTDHRRSLPLDKKGELIEAHPDFQLVISYNPGYQSLMKDLKQSTKQRFVAFDMDYPAAELETTIIATETGIDEATAAKLVKVGQAGRNLKGHGLDEGISTRLLVYAASLIRHGVDATDACRMALVRPITDDADIRATLDHAIDNIFA
- a CDS encoding nitric oxide reductase activation protein NorD; the encoded protein is MADARKRQMTHPQVQACWVAMDCGFAQVADVFEECVYEALSTFRKEEVDAYIETARLLGKMGRGAEPVLAFLEEWPSVANAVGADVLPAVTDFIRAMQKSPNSQAITPFLQTLAAAARRLQSREQLHFYIGIARELMTRTTGSIHGHHSTFPSPGLPEFFKQAPLLLKLLSMAGLQNWTNYGIANYAGHPERQEEYFSLQLADSRAVLQRERHGTLFADVERSLAFYLRALWDDSEHLVPYSTAFDELRQPIPYYDKLGMRVPDVLDDADRKGGTVSGLDRYRAVLAHMVGHRRWSVAQVADNWSPFQRMAVEFFEDCRVETLLIREYPGLRRIFLALHPHPVADACDPATTSCLRHRLAMLSRAFLDPAHGYSDPVLLDFAGRFQALLATGTSSTAEIAALALSWVAKTRRQSDQLAKVHFDDTVVDYRDDNRQLWKFIEAGDEEEAFDQERKIEPGEELKGLPPRHYPEWDSGSQTYRPDWVSVYEALHAAGNAADIDRLLAKHAALARQLKRLLDLLKPQDKVRIRYQEEGSELDLDVAIRSLIDFKGGATPDPRINMSHTTCGRDITVLLLLDLSESLNQKVGAGGTAGQTILELSQEAVSLLAWAIDCLGDPCAIAGFRSNTRHEVRYQHIKGFSERWDDTVKARLAAMEAGWSTRMGAALRHAGHYLAPRQTAKKILLLLTDGEPADIDVAEPQHLRADAKKAVGELAAQGITTFCLSLDPKADDYVRDIFGNNWRVLDRIERLPETLPSLYLELTR
- a CDS encoding DUF2147 domain-containing protein gives rise to the protein MTSLPSRLCAVACAAGLALPAFAQSMSPVGAWNTIDDETKKVKSMVRITEKDGVLSGTVEKIVDPAKQDSKCDECAGDDPRKGKPVIGMTILTDLKKESDTVWSGGKILDPNNGKSYNAKVTVIDGGRKLEMRGSILFIGRTQTWVRAE
- a CDS encoding class 1 fructose-bisphosphatase produces the protein MHQRRTTLTRYTIEQEHRHPGASGEFSGLLNSLATAIKIISNQVNKGALVGMLGDAASDGAAVNVQGEVQKKLDVMSNDVMLKENEFSGHLSGMASEEMEDVYALPAHCKRGKYLLVFDPLDGSSNIDVNLTVGTIFSILRAPNPGKDASLEDFLQPGTEQVCAGLALYGPSTMLVLTTGNGVDGFTLDRDIGAFILTHPQMRIPAETHEFAINSSNERFWEPPVKRYVEECLAGKTGPRGKDFNMRWVASLVAETFRILTRGGIFMYPRDSKDPAKPGRLRLMYEANPISFLIEQAGGASTTGRERVMNVAPTDLHQRVPLIFGSKNEVERLSSYHAEYASGKEPDTFNSPLFSTRSLFRTQ
- a CDS encoding phosphoribulokinase, producing MSVKHPIVAITGSSGAGTSTVTKSFDLVFRRENIKAAIVEGDSFHRHDRKSMKVAMEEARLQGNNHFSHFGPEANLLEELAGLFKGYGETGMGKVRKYLHNADEAAPYGQQSGEFTPWEDIPAGTDLMFYEGLHGAAVTDTVNVAQHADLLVGVVPTVNLEWIQKLHRDKNQRGYSTEAVVDTILRRMPDYINYITPQFSRTHVNFQRVPTVDTSNPFIARDIPTADESFVVIRFANPKGIDFPYLLSMIHNSFMSRPNIIVVPGGKMELAMQLIFTPMILRLMENRRRA